Genomic segment of Schistocerca piceifrons isolate TAMUIC-IGC-003096 chromosome 1, iqSchPice1.1, whole genome shotgun sequence:
TGAGAGTTACTATTGTTTATTTATGTTGTATGTAAAGAATGTGTCATGTGGCAGACAAATTTTAGTTTGATTCATTAATAGAAATGGCTGACTGCAGAGTATCACATCTTTTTGAGGTGAATGTAtatatctgtgtatgtgtggagagggggggaggggggtcggcACCCGCACACTTGCGAACATGTGCATTGATATTATTGTACCATATCTATTTCACACGTATCAATATGCTTAAAGAGGGataacaaataaatgtaaaaatggaGCAGTCATTTATTGCAGCGTAAGTCAGTTCCGTGGCTTGAATGGAAGAGAGCAAGTTTTACATTATGAATAAAGCATAAATTTTAATACTGATTCAGACAATTTAAGTAAAATGCATTAACATTATATGTTACTGACTTAGAAACCTTTTAGGCTTATGCTAGCGATATCAGAGAATTATGCTGAAGAATGAGCTCTAAAAAGTGCTCTCTCTTTTTATCAACATCTTAGATGGGCTTCATAGGGATGGCATATAAGACTTATAGtggtattttgttttgtttcagttgTTATTCATCCATCGTATCGCAAACAAGGTCTCGGCAAGGCACTCATGAATGCATCAGAGGATGAAGCTCAAAAGTAAGCTTAGAACAAAAACGTCTTATTtgtaaaacacaatgaaatatttttaaaatatatgtttgCTCTGTTCCAGGCTCGGTCTTCATACAGTCTATTTATCAACTATCGACCAACAAGGTTTCTACCTGAAACTTGGATACACAGAATGTGCTCCAGTTTCGGTTTATGGCTGTCCTATAGCAAAGTGGAATTCATCACATACTATGGTCCACAACAACATGCTCAGTGACCTAGAACTGCAAAACGAAGTTTCACCATTAGACAGCAGAACTCTAACAAAAGATACTGTGCCACTACAGCATGAAGCTACTTCACTACTGCCATGTCAactactgccccctcctcctcctcctcctcctcctccaccaccaccaccaccacagtcatTACCTTTGGCACCGACACAGAAACAAAGAAAGACTTTTATGAAAAAAGTACTTTAATATGTGTTACAATAATAAacttaaaatgtttattgtgaGGTCCAGGTATACATGACAACATACAATAATTTACTATTTTTACAAATCTTGTATTTTCATAATGTTAAAGCACtgctgatgcagatctccatgctattctgtcctgtgcgagcctcttcatctccaaataactgttGCAactaacatccttctgaatctgcttactgtatacatcttttggtctccttctactatacccccccccccccccccacacacacacacacacacacacactcactttcctcaaatactaaactggtgatccattttgtctcagttgtgccacaaatttcttgtctccccaattctattcagtacctcatcatcacttatgtgatctacccatataatcttcaagaTTCTTGTGGAGCACAACATcttaaaagcttctattttctttttatctaaactgttttatcgtccaatttcactttcatatatagctacactccatacaaataccttcagaaaagacttccaaacacttaaatgtatatttgatattaacaaatttctcattttcagaaatacttttcttgctattgcttgtctacattttatattctctttatgtcagccatcatcagttatttgtttcccagaaagcaaaactcatctactatttttagcatctcgtttcctaatctaataccctcagcatcacctgacttaattcgactacattccattatccttgttttgcttttgttgatgttcatcttatatcctcctttcaagacactgcccattccattcaactgctcttccaagtccttttgctgtctctgagagaattaaagTGCCATTAGCAAccctccaaattttatttcttttccctgaactttaattcctactccagatttttctttcacttcttttactgcttcctcaaagtacagattgaataacatcaggaataagctacaatcttgtctcattcccttctcaaccactgcttccctttcatgtcgtttgGCTCTTATTaatgccatctggcttctgtaaaatttgtaaaaatagccttccactccctgtattttactactCCTACCTTTAGACttgcaaagagagtattccagtcaacattgtcaaaaactttctgtaagtctacaaatgctatcaacatagttttgcctttccttaacctatcttctaagacaaatcgtagggtcagtattgccttgcgtgttcctacattttttcagaattcaaaccgatcttccccgaggtaggtttCAACTGTCGATACTGAAATATGAACTTTGTAGAGTTGTTTAGTTCCATGACCTGGCATCATTAAGGCCATTCTGTGACGTAGGTTATTGGAAGGAACAAAGTGTCAGAAACCATGGAACATTTATGAACCACCACCTCATGAACTAGAATCATGTTTCAACCAATGTGCTATGTCTTCTGGTGCATTCAGAATGTGATATGAAGTACACGTATTGAACACATTACTATGATACCATATGTTATTATGATGTTAATAATACATATACTTTACTTTCTCGCAAATATTCTAATAGCACAGATTTCACTATTTGACTATGTAAATTATTCATTTGTATTTTATGTCAGTGGCTTAAAGGTCAATAAGATGCAAGACAATTCTTttgaggatttaaaaaaaaagaatcccATTTCCtggttacacaaaaaaaaaattacatctaaCAGAAAGACATGATATTGGAAACTCCATTAGTGCGAAGGATGTATCTATGCAATAACTGTATGAATACTTCCTGTATGTTCACAGAATTATCTGAAAACACAGATTAACAAGAGTCAGAGCTTAGATATCCACTATTTATATCCTGGCAGGTGATAATTTTCAATAGTTGTTGGACTTTTACTCATTCTTAAATGACAAGAATTATGATAGTTCAGAGTTGTTTGTTGTATGTCCTTTGCTGTGTTTCTTATCTGCACTCTTTTAACATGACTTCCTAATGATTTATTTCACTGCTTCTTCTTTCATCTCATTTTCCCGTTCGAATAAAATCCTTATGGGTATTGTCTGCGCCATTTTGAAACACTAAAACCAACTATAAAAGCACTGTTTCAACTGTGTTTGCAGCATTTATTTTCATGGCGATGAATTACTACCTAAATGGCAGCATTAACAGGGCTCTGTACCAGTTGAAATctttaaattttcaatttttgtttttgtcaCTGATCACCTACAAAATTTTACCTTTCCAAATATATTATTGCCTTATTTTtggtttattcattcatttaaacaAAACACTGTGTGGTGGTGACCATTTTTCAAGAATCTGAACAATTGAAGGAGGTAAGATTTGTCAATTATTTAAGAGATGGTGATTTAAAATTTTTCAAAGCAGTTGTGGAAGAGAAGCCATATGGAGAAAATGTAACTACCATTAAACTGAAGTGTATAGATCATGTATAAAAGCAAATGGAATACAAGGCTGTGATGGCTGAAAATTGCATACAAGGGAAAGAAACTGCAAGGTGGCAGAGCATTGTATAATAAGAACAGACTCACGGATAAAATCCATGTTACTATGGTATAGCAATCAGGCAAAATGTTTGTAGTGTAGAAGATATGAGAAAAGTTGTATGGGCAATTTTGTTTCACACCTCTCCAAAGGCCGATAAACCCATTCATAGCCTATGACCTCTATGAAGTgattcatggtgcaaatacaacagagcaCAGCGAAATTGTGAGAAATTTATTCACATACCAACAATAACTTTTGACAAAGTGGAGGTCTTGGAAGAAACTTTCAGAGATTTGTCAGATGTAAGACTATTGAAAAATTGTCTTCCTGGCTACATACAGTTCCTAATGAGTCCACCAACAGCTTAATCCCCAATATCGTGCTTGTGTCATTTAGTACAATGCATTTTGATGTCTTAGTTGCAGTGACAACTTTGTGAAGGAAGTATTGTAAGGTTTGAAGTCCTGAAAAGACTGCTGCAAATTGTTAGTCTTTTCACAATGAAACAAATGTTAAATTTAGATAACAACAGAGTCAGGGCATCAGAGAGATCTATTAGATAACTTGAAATGAGGGCAAGACAACACACATGAACAGGAAAAAGGGCATTGCAAGATGAGATGGAAGAGGAAGCAGACAATCCAGATGCAGACAACCCATCTTACAGAGCTAGAATGCATTGAAAACTTTAGTGACTGTTTCCCCTAAGTTGCATCTTTTAAGAACAAAGTGTACTTTTTCTCAGTGTCTACTTACCAGGATTTGTTCAAAATTACAGGATACACCTATTATTGCAGTTCGCCTTATTTTCTGGCAAGTTGACAGCTCAAAATGGATgattcacagttcatcacattagtGCCAAAACATTCAAGCTGTTATAGTTCTTAACATCAAGAAAAAGATACTAATGTCAgggataatgtgtgtgtgtgtgtgtgtgtgtgtgtgtgtgtgtgtgtgtgtgtgtattggaggATACTACCATGTAATTAtaatacttattttattatgagaATTTAATTATAATTTATCTATAAGATAACATTAAAATAAGGCTTTTCATTCCTGTCGATCTATTCGGGATACTTGTTTCATTTCCCACTAGATATCTCCCATCTGCTTTTACCAACAGTTTCACTACTAATATTAATGAAGTTTCTGTCACTGTGCTGACTGTCAAGAAGTCTCAAATAACAAGAAAAGGAGATTTTGCCTCAATATCTCAATGGGAAAAAAAGTTACAGATGTTACCTAAACAACAGAATACTGTCTCCTTTATAAACTATCATTTGTCAAAAATCTCTTTTCA
This window contains:
- the LOC124804742 gene encoding N-alpha-acetyltransferase 80 isoform X1, translated to MEVLKIHEHPNLVEECCSLINMEWPRSKTARLRTLQQSSDSLPMSLVLVKDQHVIGHSKLTPLPAEPNACFVESVVIHPSYRKQGLGKALMNASEDEAQKLGLHTVYLSTIDQQGFYLKLGYTECAPVSVYGCPIAKWNSSHTMVHNNMLSDLELQNEVSPLDSRTLTKDTVPLQHEATSLLPCQLLPPPPPPPPPPPPPPPQSLPLAPTQKQRKTFMKKVL
- the LOC124804742 gene encoding N-alpha-acetyltransferase 80 isoform X2, which gives rise to MSLVLVKDQHVIGHSKLTPLPAEPNACFVESVVIHPSYRKQGLGKALMNASEDEAQKLGLHTVYLSTIDQQGFYLKLGYTECAPVSVYGCPIAKWNSSHTMVHNNMLSDLELQNEVSPLDSRTLTKDTVPLQHEATSLLPCQLLPPPPPPPPPPPPPPPQSLPLAPTQKQRKTFMKKVL